The Streptomyces camelliae genome window below encodes:
- a CDS encoding rhamnogalacturonan lyase B N-terminal domain-containing protein yields MSGSSNSAVTRRAFVVTAAAATGTAALAGPLAATASAASFGWSDDGSNYVVDTGASLVFKVSKTNGDLTSLVYKGTEYQGYGGKNSHVESGLGTSTVTLAQSGSTILISVAYGTLRHYYAARSGENNIYLWTNKADSSVTATRYIVRVKAGLFLNDEPDSYTYTTSTVEASDVFAKSDGQTRSKHYSRHRVIDYDYIGWTTGSVGLWIVRSNHEKASGGPFYRSLLRHQSADGGGLYEILYYGENQTEAERFGLQGPYVIAFTDGGAPSSSLYHGTLTTPWADSLGISGYVADGGRGRVAGVGISGRDTAYTYTVGLANSAAQYWGTARASDGWFSVSRILPGAYTLTVYKGELAVYSTQVTVSAGATTTLNTITVPSSNDPSNASAIWRIGNWDGTPSGFKNADLMTYAHPSDVRASSWTGNVVIGSGSETSAFPCYLWKDVNGGLLVYFRLTAAQAAAAHTLRIGVTTAYANGRPQITVNGNWTSAIPSPPTQPSTRSLTVGSYRGNNYTFSYSVPATAWLTDTSQYNVLKIDIVSGSGTTGYLSAGTAIDAIDLLA; encoded by the coding sequence ATGTCCGGATCCTCGAACAGCGCGGTCACGCGCCGCGCCTTCGTCGTCACCGCCGCGGCCGCCACCGGTACGGCCGCCCTCGCCGGCCCGCTCGCGGCCACCGCGTCGGCGGCGAGCTTCGGCTGGAGCGACGACGGCTCCAACTACGTCGTCGACACCGGCGCGAGCCTCGTCTTCAAGGTCAGCAAGACCAACGGCGACCTGACCTCGCTGGTGTACAAGGGCACCGAGTACCAGGGCTACGGCGGCAAGAACTCCCACGTCGAGTCCGGCCTCGGCACCTCCACCGTCACCCTGGCCCAGTCCGGCTCGACCATCCTGATCTCCGTCGCCTACGGCACACTGCGGCATTACTACGCGGCCCGCAGCGGCGAGAACAACATCTACCTGTGGACCAACAAGGCCGACTCCTCGGTCACCGCCACCCGGTACATCGTGCGCGTGAAGGCGGGCCTGTTCCTCAACGACGAACCGGACTCCTACACCTACACCACCAGCACCGTCGAGGCCTCGGACGTCTTCGCCAAGTCCGACGGGCAGACCCGCTCCAAGCACTACTCCCGCCACCGGGTCATCGACTACGACTACATCGGCTGGACCACCGGCAGCGTCGGCCTGTGGATCGTCCGCAGCAACCACGAGAAGGCCTCCGGCGGCCCCTTCTACCGCTCGCTGCTGCGCCACCAGAGCGCCGACGGCGGCGGACTGTACGAGATCCTCTACTACGGCGAGAACCAGACAGAGGCCGAGCGCTTCGGCCTCCAGGGCCCGTACGTCATCGCCTTCACCGACGGCGGGGCACCCTCGTCCTCGCTGTACCACGGCACCCTCACCACGCCCTGGGCCGACTCGCTCGGCATCTCCGGGTACGTCGCCGACGGCGGCCGGGGCCGGGTGGCCGGCGTCGGCATCAGCGGACGGGACACGGCGTACACGTACACGGTCGGGCTGGCCAACTCGGCGGCGCAGTACTGGGGTACGGCGCGGGCGTCGGACGGCTGGTTCTCGGTGTCCAGGATCCTGCCGGGTGCATACACGCTGACGGTCTACAAGGGCGAGTTGGCTGTATACAGTACACAGGTGACCGTATCCGCGGGCGCGACGACCACCCTCAACACGATCACCGTCCCGTCGTCCAACGACCCGTCGAACGCGAGCGCCATCTGGCGCATCGGCAACTGGGACGGCACACCGAGCGGGTTCAAGAACGCGGATCTGATGACGTACGCGCACCCCTCGGACGTGCGGGCCTCCTCCTGGACCGGGAACGTGGTGATCGGAAGCGGTTCCGAGACCTCCGCCTTCCCGTGCTACCTGTGGAAGGACGTCAACGGCGGCCTGCTCGTCTACTTCAGGCTCACCGCCGCCCAGGCCGCCGCCGCGCACACCCTGCGGATCGGCGTGACCACCGCCTACGCCAACGGCCGGCCGCAGATCACGGTCAACGGCAACTGGACCTCGGCGATCCCCTCCCCGCCCACCCAGCCGAGCACCCGGTCCCTGACGGTCGGCTCGTACCGGGGCAACAACTACACGTTCTCCTACAGCGTCCCGGCCACCGCGTGGCTCACGGACACCAGCCAGTACAACGTGCTGAAGATCGACATCGTGAGCGGTTCGGGGACGACGGGCTATCTCAGCGCCGGCACGGCGATCGACGCGATCGACCTGCTTGCCTGA
- a CDS encoding RICIN domain-containing protein, with product MRRVYALLLALCCALAAALTAAGPAQAAPQTITNGTQFTDTSGNAVHAHGGGVIKVGSYYYWFGEDRNSDNTFRYVDAYRSTDLKNWEFRAHVLSQSSAAELSTAYIERPKVIYNAATGKFVMWMHKENGVDYTQARAAVAVSDTVDGSYSYQGSFQPLGQYQSRDMTTFVDTDGTAYMVSSANNNYDLNIYKLTADYTGIAGLVANPWPGGHREAPALFKRGGVYFMLTSAATGWSPNQQQYATATSPAGPWTSWKNVGDSTAYGSQTAYVLAVQGSSGTSYLYMGDRWGNSFGGTVDDSRYVWLPLTFPAATSMSMSWSPEITVDTTAGTISGTSATYNTLIARHSSKCADVPNQSLWQGVAISQYTCNGGTNQKWWFKDLGNGYYELMGRGSSLCLQENASDVTQENCTAATAQQWAVAASGSYVNIKARTTGECLDVSGASTADSAAIITYTCNGGTNQQWTRGT from the coding sequence ATGAGACGCGTCTACGCCCTCCTGCTCGCCCTGTGCTGCGCCCTCGCCGCCGCGCTGACGGCGGCCGGACCCGCCCAGGCGGCACCGCAGACGATCACCAACGGCACGCAGTTCACGGACACTTCGGGCAACGCCGTACACGCCCACGGCGGCGGTGTCATCAAGGTCGGCTCCTACTACTACTGGTTCGGCGAGGACCGCAACAGCGACAACACCTTCCGCTACGTCGACGCCTACCGCTCGACCGACCTGAAGAACTGGGAGTTCCGCGCCCACGTCCTGTCCCAGTCCTCCGCCGCCGAGCTGTCCACCGCCTACATCGAGCGCCCGAAGGTCATCTACAACGCAGCCACCGGCAAGTTCGTGATGTGGATGCACAAGGAGAACGGCGTCGACTACACCCAGGCCCGCGCCGCCGTCGCCGTCTCCGACACGGTCGACGGCAGCTACTCGTACCAGGGCAGCTTCCAGCCGCTCGGCCAGTACCAGTCCCGCGACATGACCACGTTCGTCGACACCGACGGCACCGCATACATGGTCTCGTCCGCCAACAACAACTACGACCTGAACATCTACAAGCTCACCGCCGACTACACCGGCATCGCCGGCCTGGTCGCCAACCCCTGGCCCGGCGGACACCGCGAGGCCCCGGCCCTGTTCAAGCGGGGCGGCGTCTACTTCATGCTGACGTCGGCTGCCACGGGCTGGAGCCCCAACCAGCAGCAGTACGCCACCGCCACCTCCCCGGCCGGCCCCTGGACCTCCTGGAAGAACGTCGGCGACTCCACCGCGTACGGTTCCCAGACCGCCTACGTCCTTGCCGTGCAGGGCAGTTCGGGCACCTCGTACCTCTACATGGGCGACCGCTGGGGCAACTCCTTCGGCGGGACGGTCGACGACTCCCGGTACGTGTGGCTGCCGCTGACCTTCCCGGCCGCCACGTCGATGTCGATGTCCTGGTCCCCCGAGATCACCGTCGACACCACCGCCGGCACGATCAGCGGCACCAGTGCCACGTACAACACCCTGATCGCCCGGCACAGTTCCAAGTGCGCCGACGTACCGAACCAGTCCCTGTGGCAGGGTGTCGCGATCAGCCAGTACACCTGCAACGGCGGCACCAACCAGAAATGGTGGTTCAAGGACCTCGGCAACGGTTACTACGAGCTGATGGGCCGGGGCAGCTCGCTGTGCCTCCAGGAGAACGCGAGCGACGTGACGCAGGAGAACTGCACCGCTGCCACCGCCCAGCAGTGGGCGGTCGCCGCCTCGGGCTCCTACGTGAACATCAAGGCCCGTACGACCGGAGAGTGCCTGGACGTGTCCGGCGCGTCCACCGCCGACTCCGCCGCGATCATCACCTACACCTGCAACGGCGGCACGAACCAGCAGTGGACGCGTGGAACATGA
- a CDS encoding glycoside hydrolase family 43 protein, protein MSREPDLSQVPSRRLMLKGAALAAGALATVPGTAQAAPADATEKAGPYVNPLVLQRADPHITRHTDGLYYFTATVPEYDRIILRRSRTLNGLSTAAESVIWRAHATGPMGAHIWAPELHRIGGKWYIYFASAPAEDVWAIRIWVLENSNPDPFKGSWVERGQIRTAWETFSLDATTFKHRGTRYLVWAQHEPGMDNNTALWISKMASPWTLTGPQVRLSTPEFDWECVGYKVNEGPYALQRGGRVFLTYSASATDYHYCVGLLTADADSDLMDARSWTKSPVPVFTSNDTTHQYGPGHNCFTVAEDGRSDVLVYHARQYKEITGDPLHDPNRHTRIQKLGWKPDGTPDFGVPVADTVKERV, encoded by the coding sequence ATGAGCCGCGAACCCGACCTGTCCCAAGTGCCCAGCCGCAGACTGATGTTGAAGGGCGCCGCGCTCGCCGCAGGAGCACTGGCCACCGTCCCCGGCACGGCCCAGGCCGCCCCCGCCGACGCCACCGAGAAAGCCGGCCCCTACGTGAACCCCCTCGTCCTCCAGCGCGCCGACCCCCACATCACCCGCCACACCGACGGCCTCTACTACTTCACGGCCACCGTCCCCGAGTACGACCGCATCATCCTGCGCCGCTCGCGCACCCTGAACGGCCTCTCCACCGCCGCCGAGTCCGTGATCTGGCGGGCCCACGCCACCGGCCCGATGGGCGCGCACATCTGGGCGCCCGAGCTGCACCGCATCGGCGGCAAGTGGTACATCTACTTCGCGTCGGCCCCCGCCGAGGATGTGTGGGCGATCCGCATCTGGGTGCTGGAGAACTCCAACCCCGACCCGTTCAAGGGGAGTTGGGTGGAGCGCGGCCAGATCCGCACCGCCTGGGAGACGTTCTCCCTCGACGCCACCACCTTCAAGCACCGCGGCACCCGCTACCTGGTCTGGGCGCAGCACGAACCCGGCATGGACAACAACACCGCGCTGTGGATCTCGAAGATGGCCAGCCCCTGGACTCTCACCGGACCCCAAGTGCGCCTCTCCACCCCGGAGTTCGACTGGGAGTGCGTCGGCTACAAGGTCAACGAGGGCCCGTACGCCCTGCAGCGGGGCGGCCGGGTCTTCCTCACCTACTCGGCCAGCGCCACCGACTACCACTACTGCGTCGGCCTGCTGACCGCCGACGCCGACAGCGACCTGATGGACGCCCGGAGCTGGACCAAGTCACCCGTGCCGGTCTTCACCAGCAACGACACCACCCACCAGTACGGCCCCGGCCACAACTGCTTCACCGTCGCCGAGGACGGCCGCAGCGACGTCCTCGTCTACCACGCCCGCCAGTACAAGGAGATCACCGGCGACCCCCTGCACGACCCCAACCGCCATACCCGGATCCAGAAGCTCGGCTGGAAGCCCGACGGCACTCCGGACTTCGGCGTGCCCGTCGCCGACACCGTGAAGGAGCGTGTGTGA
- a CDS encoding aminoglycoside phosphotransferase, whose protein sequence is MTTPLPGAPGSPALPRGELRAVFGEFTGPPECTPLVHNPRNGVTAGVWRVRAGDRSPVLKVLTRSKRTKAGWAASADPRHWNYWRREAEVYASGLTGVWRSSGLRGPRLLTAAERPGGDVALWLEDVPGEPATGWPLDRHIEHARRLGAAQGAACVADRPWLSRRFLRDYIGAKTLGEELLDSDEAWQQPLVRDHFPPGLRRDMVRLRHDREWFLRVLEALPRAFCHLDLWPANVIDAGPDTVLLDWAFAGDGALGEDLGNYLPDSVFDLFVPAARLPRYAAAAYDACLHGLRDSGHSGDERLVRLAVCASAVKYDWLTAQMLARAGEEQLDYGGGRTVSAELHCRERGLVLAFLADRAREARTLAPLLGFPEAPSGR, encoded by the coding sequence GTGACCACACCTCTCCCCGGCGCGCCGGGCTCCCCGGCACTGCCCCGAGGCGAACTGCGTGCCGTCTTCGGTGAGTTCACCGGTCCGCCGGAGTGCACGCCGCTGGTCCACAATCCGCGCAACGGTGTCACGGCGGGCGTCTGGCGGGTCCGGGCGGGCGACCGCTCGCCGGTCCTCAAGGTGCTGACCCGGTCGAAGCGGACGAAAGCGGGCTGGGCGGCCTCGGCGGATCCGCGGCACTGGAACTACTGGCGCCGTGAGGCCGAGGTGTACGCCTCCGGGCTCACCGGGGTGTGGCGGTCGTCCGGGCTGCGCGGCCCCCGGCTGCTGACTGCGGCCGAACGGCCTGGCGGGGACGTGGCGTTGTGGCTTGAGGACGTGCCGGGCGAGCCGGCCACCGGCTGGCCGCTCGACCGCCACATCGAGCACGCCCGCCGCCTGGGTGCAGCCCAGGGCGCGGCCTGCGTCGCGGACCGGCCATGGCTCTCCCGGCGCTTCCTGCGCGACTACATCGGTGCCAAGACCCTCGGCGAGGAACTGCTGGACAGCGACGAGGCCTGGCAGCAGCCCCTGGTGCGCGACCACTTCCCGCCCGGACTGCGGCGGGACATGGTCCGGCTGCGGCACGACCGGGAGTGGTTCCTGCGGGTGCTGGAGGCGCTGCCGCGCGCCTTCTGCCATCTCGACCTGTGGCCGGCGAACGTCATCGACGCCGGACCGGACACGGTGCTGCTCGACTGGGCCTTCGCCGGTGACGGCGCCCTCGGCGAGGACCTCGGCAACTACCTCCCCGACTCGGTCTTCGACCTGTTCGTGCCGGCCGCCCGGCTGCCCCGGTACGCGGCCGCCGCCTACGACGCCTGTCTGCACGGCCTGCGAGACAGCGGCCACAGTGGTGACGAGCGGCTGGTCCGGCTGGCCGTGTGCGCGTCCGCGGTGAAGTACGACTGGCTCACCGCCCAGATGCTCGCCCGCGCGGGGGAGGAGCAGCTGGACTACGGCGGCGGACGCACCGTCTCCGCCGAACTCCACTGCCGCGAACGGGGCTTGGTGCTCGCCTTCCTCGCGGACCGGGCCCGCGAGGCCCGCACGCTCGCCCCGCTCCTGGGCTTCCCGGAGGCGCCGAGCGGCCGCTGA
- a CDS encoding amino acid permease, which translates to MTAPDSTVSDSTESTEAAPLTGTPAAPRRRSFGLVAATALVMGNIIGGGIFALPSAVAPYGTVSLLAFAVLSVAAVLLALLFGKLARRSPVTGGLYVYPRDAFGPFAGFLSAWSYWTMCWVSIAALAVAVVGYTDVLIPLHGNHLLEGLVALAALWLPAAANFAGTRWVGAVQIVSTVLKFVPLLLVATVGLFFVHADNFGPFNATSDSVPGAVAASAALLLYSFLGVESAAVSAGEVDDPERTVGRASVLGTLGSALVYLLGTVAVFGLVPHEQLAKSGAPFADAVNAITGGHWGGTAIALVAVVSIVGCLNGWILMAAQMPYAAARDGLFPAPFAKVGKGGVPGFGVWACAVLGTVLIALNYTAGPDTTFRILVLITTFTGCVPYLLSAAAQLYWLARGSRAQVRPAGLARDLIVAALSFAFSFWLIAGAGYAAVYQGVLFLFAGIPVYVWLRGRQDPAEAPA; encoded by the coding sequence ATGACTGCCCCCGACTCCACCGTCTCCGACTCCACCGAGTCCACCGAAGCCGCTCCGCTCACCGGGACCCCCGCTGCCCCCCGGCGCCGCTCCTTCGGCCTCGTCGCCGCGACCGCCCTGGTCATGGGCAACATCATCGGCGGCGGCATCTTCGCCCTGCCCTCCGCCGTCGCCCCGTACGGCACCGTCAGCCTGCTCGCGTTCGCCGTGCTGTCCGTCGCCGCCGTCCTGCTCGCCCTGCTCTTCGGGAAGCTGGCCCGGCGCAGCCCGGTCACCGGTGGGCTGTACGTCTACCCGCGCGACGCGTTCGGCCCGTTCGCGGGGTTCCTGTCGGCGTGGTCGTACTGGACGATGTGCTGGGTCAGCATCGCCGCGCTCGCGGTCGCCGTCGTCGGGTACACCGACGTTCTCATACCGCTGCACGGCAACCACCTGCTCGAAGGCCTGGTCGCGCTCGCCGCGCTGTGGCTGCCGGCCGCCGCGAACTTCGCCGGCACCCGCTGGGTCGGCGCGGTGCAGATCGTCTCCACCGTGCTGAAGTTCGTCCCCCTCCTCCTGGTGGCCACCGTCGGCCTGTTCTTCGTCCATGCCGACAACTTCGGCCCGTTCAACGCCACGAGCGACAGTGTCCCGGGTGCCGTCGCCGCCTCGGCCGCGCTGCTCCTCTACAGCTTCCTCGGAGTGGAGTCGGCCGCGGTGAGCGCGGGCGAGGTGGACGACCCCGAGCGCACGGTCGGCCGCGCGAGCGTCCTCGGCACTCTGGGCTCCGCCCTCGTCTACCTGCTCGGCACGGTGGCCGTCTTCGGCCTGGTGCCGCACGAGCAACTGGCCAAGTCGGGCGCGCCCTTCGCCGACGCGGTGAACGCGATCACCGGCGGCCACTGGGGCGGCACCGCGATCGCGCTGGTCGCCGTCGTCTCGATCGTCGGCTGCCTCAACGGCTGGATCCTGATGGCCGCGCAGATGCCGTACGCCGCCGCCCGCGACGGGCTCTTCCCGGCGCCGTTCGCCAAGGTGGGCAAGGGCGGTGTGCCGGGCTTCGGAGTGTGGGCCTGCGCGGTGCTCGGCACGGTCCTGATCGCCCTCAATTACACGGCGGGCCCCGACACCACCTTCCGGATCCTCGTCCTGATCACCACCTTCACCGGCTGCGTGCCCTATCTGCTGTCGGCGGCCGCGCAGTTGTACTGGCTGGCCCGGGGTTCGCGCGCCCAGGTCCGGCCGGCCGGGCTGGCCCGGGACCTGATCGTCGCCGCCCTGTCCTTCGCCTTCTCCTTCTGGCTGATCGCGGGCGCCGGCTACGCGGCCGTCTACCAGGGCGTGCTGTTCCTCTTCGCGGGCATCCCGGTGTACGTGTGGCTGCGCGGCCGCCAGGACCCGGCCGAGGCGCCCGCCTAG
- the mmuM gene encoding homocysteine S-methyltransferase: MNSSISPSLADTLAAGTVVLDGGMSNQLESAGHDLSDELWSARLLAEQPEAIAEAHLAYFLAGADVAITASYQATFEGFARRGIGHEEAARLLALSVGLARTAARRAGDTGVGRPLWVAASVGPYGAMLADGSEYRGRYGLSVDELERFHRPRMEVLAAAGPDVLALETVPDAGEAAALLRVVRGLGVPAWLSYTVDGMHTRAGQPLEEAFAPAADVDEVIAVGVNCCAPQDVEPAVEIAARVTGKPVVVYPNSGEAWDAEARAWTGRSRFGAEQVKTWRDAGARLIGGCCRVGPEAITSIRETLATA; this comes from the coding sequence ATGAACAGCAGCATCTCCCCCAGCCTCGCCGACACCCTCGCCGCCGGGACGGTCGTCCTCGACGGCGGCATGTCCAATCAGCTGGAGTCGGCCGGGCACGACCTGAGCGACGAACTGTGGTCGGCGCGGCTGCTGGCCGAGCAGCCGGAAGCAATTGCCGAGGCGCATCTCGCCTACTTCCTGGCGGGCGCGGACGTCGCGATCACCGCCAGCTACCAGGCCACCTTCGAGGGCTTCGCCCGGCGCGGCATCGGCCACGAGGAGGCGGCGCGGCTCCTCGCGCTGAGCGTCGGCCTCGCTCGTACGGCCGCCCGCCGGGCCGGGGACACGGGCGTCGGGCGGCCGCTGTGGGTGGCGGCCTCGGTCGGCCCGTACGGGGCGATGCTCGCGGACGGCTCCGAGTACCGGGGCCGGTACGGGCTGAGCGTGGACGAGCTGGAGCGTTTTCACCGGCCGCGCATGGAGGTACTGGCCGCCGCCGGGCCGGACGTCCTCGCGCTGGAGACGGTTCCGGACGCCGGCGAGGCCGCCGCGCTGCTCCGGGTGGTGCGAGGCCTCGGGGTGCCGGCGTGGCTTTCGTACACGGTCGACGGTATGCACACACGGGCCGGCCAGCCCCTGGAGGAGGCGTTCGCGCCGGCCGCCGACGTGGACGAGGTGATCGCGGTGGGCGTGAACTGCTGCGCTCCGCAGGATGTCGAGCCCGCGGTGGAGATCGCGGCGCGGGTCACCGGCAAGCCGGTCGTGGTCTACCCCAACAGCGGGGAGGCCTGGGACGCGGAGGCGCGGGCCTGGACGGGGCGGTCGCGGTTCGGTGCCGAGCAGGTGAAGACCTGGCGGGACGCGGGTGCGCGGCTCATCGGGGGCTGCTGCCGGGTGGGGCCGGAGGCGATCACGTCGATCAGGGAGACGTTGGCCACGGCCTGA
- a CDS encoding LacI family DNA-binding transcriptional regulator, which produces MTRKSEAAGRSTIRDVAARAGVSASTVSRVLGGVYPVSTATRSRVMRAVHEMDYVADARAKAVAGVGTPTLAFVLEDITGPSFAHMARGVEREAARLGHLCLVCSTDGDLRQELDFIETMRAQRAAAVILVGGTADTPEYRERTRRIADSLASAGSRLVLCGRPPLGPGAPVTVIEYDNEGGAYALVAHVLAQGHRRVLFLGGKPDHTTAQGRERGYLGAHRARGLEPDPDLLLHGDFTRDSGHRLMRRALEQELDFTAVVAATDMVAAGALTALHEAGLDVPGDVSLAGYDDIPFARDLHPALTTVHVPYEELGRLAVRTALGHSSDSAASPASAGEHLLLGTHVVVRGSVRAVGG; this is translated from the coding sequence ATGACCAGGAAGAGCGAGGCCGCCGGGCGGAGCACGATCCGGGATGTCGCCGCGCGGGCCGGGGTGTCCGCGTCGACCGTGTCCCGGGTGCTGGGCGGGGTGTATCCGGTGAGCACGGCGACCCGGAGCCGGGTGATGCGGGCCGTGCACGAGATGGACTACGTGGCCGACGCCCGCGCGAAGGCCGTCGCCGGGGTCGGTACGCCGACCCTGGCGTTCGTGCTGGAGGACATCACCGGGCCGTCGTTCGCGCACATGGCGCGGGGAGTGGAGCGCGAGGCCGCGCGGCTCGGGCATCTGTGCCTGGTGTGCAGCACGGACGGAGACCTGCGGCAGGAACTGGACTTCATCGAGACGATGCGCGCCCAGCGGGCGGCGGCGGTGATCCTGGTCGGCGGTACGGCGGACACGCCCGAGTACCGCGAGCGCACGCGCCGCATCGCCGACTCGCTGGCCTCGGCCGGTTCCCGGCTGGTGCTGTGCGGGCGGCCACCGCTCGGTCCGGGCGCGCCGGTGACGGTCATCGAGTACGACAACGAGGGCGGGGCGTATGCGCTGGTGGCGCACGTCCTCGCCCAGGGCCACCGGCGGGTGCTGTTCCTCGGCGGCAAGCCGGACCACACCACGGCGCAGGGCCGCGAGCGCGGTTACCTCGGTGCGCATCGCGCCCGCGGTCTGGAACCCGACCCGGACCTGCTGCTGCACGGCGACTTCACCCGCGACTCCGGGCACCGGCTGATGCGCCGGGCGCTGGAGCAGGAGCTGGACTTCACGGCCGTGGTGGCCGCGACCGACATGGTCGCGGCGGGCGCCCTGACCGCGCTCCACGAGGCCGGGCTGGACGTCCCGGGGGACGTGTCGCTGGCCGGGTACGACGACATACCGTTCGCCCGCGACCTGCATCCGGCGCTGACCACCGTGCACGTGCCGTACGAGGAACTGGGCCGCCTCGCCGTCCGTACCGCCCTCGGCCACTCCTCGGACTCCGCTGCCTCCCCCGCTTCCGCCGGCGAGCATCTGCTGCTGGGCACGCATGTGGTGGTGCGGGGGTCGGTGAGGGCGGTTGGGGGGTGA
- a CDS encoding carboxylesterase/lipase family protein — protein MTADQANPEFRPEATTPYGAVRGRYEHGVAVFRGIPYAAPPFGPRRFRPPQPPEPWDGVRDAGAFGPTAPKPPYSEAFAQYLSDPDIPGDDCLNLNIWTPAPDPGARLPVLLWLHGGALTRGSSAVPVYGGASFARDGVVCVSVNYRLGVEGYGLFPDAPPNPGLRDQLAALHWVHDAIGAFGGDPDRITLCGQSAGAISAGALLAAPAAQGLVRRAVLQSGPPEASDREKVRRMVRRMAGRLKIPATAEAFAAVDRDLLLRTQAEAGRLSSPVLGGPAFGIVVDGDLVPRDPLQALIDGDAAQGVDLLMGWTRDEYRLWLVPGGLLERVDRLGPVALAGAMARCHTGHEVPRGYRALHPDAGAAETVGQMVTDHLLRVPLHRLADARPGTSHLYEFAWPSRLPGLGACHALELGFVFDTGDVPESKKLAGEGAPRDLCEAMHTAWVRFAATGNPGWQAWDASHPVRIFGDGDPYTAYGPRDAEINLWSTAPTVPEPTPAPDIRAPGAEWAAAVRRLRRSVGTRRR, from the coding sequence ATGACGGCAGACCAGGCGAACCCCGAGTTCAGGCCCGAGGCCACCACGCCGTACGGGGCCGTGCGTGGCCGGTACGAGCACGGCGTCGCGGTGTTCCGGGGCATCCCCTACGCCGCCCCGCCCTTCGGCCCCCGCCGGTTCCGCCCGCCCCAGCCGCCCGAACCCTGGGACGGGGTGCGCGACGCCGGCGCCTTCGGCCCGACCGCGCCGAAACCGCCGTACTCCGAGGCGTTCGCCCAGTACCTGTCCGACCCCGACATCCCCGGCGACGACTGCCTCAACCTCAACATCTGGACCCCCGCCCCCGACCCGGGCGCCCGCCTCCCCGTCCTGCTCTGGCTCCACGGCGGCGCCCTGACGAGAGGATCCTCGGCCGTCCCCGTCTACGGCGGCGCCTCCTTCGCCCGCGACGGAGTCGTCTGCGTCTCGGTCAACTACCGCCTGGGCGTGGAAGGTTACGGACTGTTCCCCGACGCACCCCCCAACCCCGGCCTGCGCGACCAGCTCGCCGCCCTGCACTGGGTGCACGACGCCATCGGCGCCTTCGGCGGCGACCCGGACCGGATCACCCTGTGCGGGCAGTCGGCCGGCGCCATCAGTGCCGGCGCCCTGCTCGCCGCACCCGCGGCCCAGGGCCTCGTCCGGCGGGCGGTCCTGCAGAGCGGCCCACCCGAGGCGTCCGACCGGGAAAAGGTACGGCGCATGGTGCGCCGCATGGCGGGCCGGCTGAAGATCCCCGCCACCGCCGAGGCCTTCGCCGCCGTCGACCGCGACCTGCTGCTGCGCACCCAGGCCGAAGCCGGCCGACTCAGCAGCCCCGTCCTCGGCGGACCCGCCTTCGGCATCGTCGTGGACGGCGACCTCGTGCCCCGCGACCCGCTCCAGGCCCTGATCGACGGCGACGCCGCCCAGGGCGTCGACCTGCTGATGGGCTGGACCCGCGACGAGTACCGGCTCTGGCTCGTCCCCGGCGGCCTGCTGGAGCGCGTCGACCGGCTCGGCCCGGTCGCCCTCGCCGGCGCCATGGCCCGCTGCCACACCGGCCACGAGGTGCCCCGCGGCTACCGCGCCCTGCACCCCGACGCCGGCGCCGCCGAGACCGTCGGCCAGATGGTCACCGACCACCTGCTGCGCGTCCCGCTGCACCGCCTCGCCGACGCCCGCCCCGGCACCTCCCACCTCTACGAGTTCGCCTGGCCCTCCCGCCTCCCCGGCCTCGGCGCCTGCCACGCCCTGGAACTGGGCTTCGTCTTCGACACCGGCGACGTCCCCGAATCGAAGAAACTCGCCGGCGAGGGCGCCCCGCGGGACCTGTGCGAGGCGATGCACACGGCCTGGGTGCGCTTCGCGGCAACCGGAAACCCCGGCTGGCAGGCCTGGGACGCCTCCCATCCGGTGCGGATCTTCGGCGATGGTGACCCGTATACCGCATACGGTCCACGGGATGCGGAGATCAACCTCTGGTCGACCGCCCCCACCGTCCCGGAACCCACCCCCGCCCCGGACATCCGGGCCCCGGGAGCGGAGTGGGCAGCGGCGGTACGACGCCTGCGGCGGTCGGTGGGGACGCGACGGCGGTGA